The Elaeis guineensis isolate ETL-2024a chromosome 5, EG11, whole genome shotgun sequence DNA segment cgaaaaaaaaaattgaaatggaaGAAGGTAATGGTGCCTCAAGAAGATCGGAAGGGTGGGCCGATGCCGGTGATGATGGGGAAGAAGGTGATGGTAGAGAACGGTGAGAGGTGGCGGCGAGGAAAGCGGGGaggagatggaaaaaaaaaaagtcgaGAAAGATCGGGAAGCTTCGTAAGAAAAAAAATGTTTATAAAGAAACTAGAGCTCGAGACGTGACGCATTGAAAGGATTATGACTTCTTAAATTGACAACACTATAATACTCCaccataaaatattatatatatatatatatatatatatatataaaaggtgaTGGTAGAGAATGGTGGAAGGTGGTGGTGAGAAAAGTGGGGaggagatggaaaaaaaaaagtcgAGAAAGACCGGGAAgcttcataagaaaaaaaatgtttATAAAGAAACTAGAGCTCAAGATGTGACGCATTGGAAGGATTATGACTTCTTAAATTGACAACACTATAATACTCcaccataaaatattattttatatatatatatatatatatatatatatgatataatatgATGGTCCATATATAGGCCCTatgaaaataaatgatatatgatatgatatgatgaTCAGCACATGGGGCCAACGAAAATAAATGATCATGACTGAGCCAGCACTCTATCTCAAAAACAGTAGATTCATCCAACCTGCTCTCTCCGGCTCCAGCGAGATCAGAGCCGGGTCTCCTGATCACAAAACCAACTTTCAAGATTATTGAGTTGTTGAACAGAATGGCAAATGGCGTAATTATCTCACACGTCATGGTCTTTTCTCAAACTCCCTTCTCCCACTCATTTTATAACGCCAAGATATCCTAATTGGAAGGCCAAAAGACAACGCATGGATCTCTCCCTGTTGCAGTCGGTCTTCCTGTTCCTCCTCCttcccctctttttcttcctcttcttctaccAAAATCCAACAAAGAAACCTAACTCTACAGGGCTCAAATCCTACCCACTGCTAGGAAATCTCCCTCAATACCTCAAAAACCGCCACAGATTCCTCGAATGGTCGACCGAAATCCTCATCAAAACCCCAACCTACACCATGACGTTCCAAAGCCTTGGGCAGGTCAGTGGAATCATCACAGCCAACACCTTAAATGTTGAACACATGCTGAAAACCAACTTCGTGAACTACCCAAAAGGCACGCGGTCCATCTCCATGCTGGAGGACTTCCTCGGTCAAGGGATCTTCAACTCTGATGGTGAGCACTGGAAGTGGCAGCGGAAGGCAGCAAGCTATGAGTTCAACAAGAAGTCGCTTCGAAACTTTGTGGTGGACACGGTGCAGTATGAGATAGTCCAAAGGTTGTTACCTTTATTGAAGAAAGCCAGCAAAAAGAATGAAACGGTAAACCTGCAAGATGTTCTGGAACGCTTTGCATTCGATAACATCTGCAAGGTGGCCTTCAATGAAGACCCTGCCTCCCTTGCTGAAGAAGAGAGAGTTGGCGATACGATCTCTTCAAACTTCATGAAAGCCTTTGAAGAAGCACAGAATCTTGTTCTCAGACGATTCTTGGATGCACTGGATGTCACCTGGAGGATCAAGAAGCTACTCAACATCGGATCGGAGAGGCGGCTCAAGGAAGTAATTTCAATTGTTCACAACTATGCCATGAATATCATCAGATCAAGGAAGGAGAGACCTGCACACCAGTACCAGGATCTTCTGTCTCGATTTGCTTCAAACAAAGAAAATACGGAAGAATTCCTTCGAGATGTCGTGACAAACTTTCTTACTGCTGGCCGTGAGACGACATCATCAGCACTGACATGGTTCTTCTGGCTCCTCTCAACGAGACCTGATGTGGAGAAAAAGATACTAGAAGAAGTCAGATCAGTCCGGGCCCTGAATCAGAATTCAGATGAGATATTTAGTTTCGATGAGCTTCGAGAGATGCATTATCTCCATGCTGCAATATCGGAGTCGATGAGGTTGTACCCTCCTGTGCCCATCGACACACAGTCGTGCAAAGAAGATGACACCATGCCTGATGGAACCTTTGTAGGTAAAGGATGGTTTGTCAGTTATAGCGCTTATGCTATGGGAAGGATGGAAAACATCTGGGGGAAGGACTGCAATGACTACAGACCAGAAAGGTGGTTGGAAAATGGGGTTTTCCAGCCAGAAAATCCATTCAAGTATCCAGTGTTTCATGCCGGTCCCAGGATGTGCTTGGGGAAGGAGATGGCATACATACAGATGAAGTCGATTGTAGCTTGTGTGCTTGAGAGGTTTGAAATCAATGCTGTGGGGAAGGACAAAAGTCCAGAGCATATCCTATCACTGACCCTAAGGATGAAAGGAGGTTTGCCAATTCAAGTTAGAGAAAGGGTTGATGCAATAAACTAAAAGTGCTGTATCTTGCAAAGACTAGGAGCATGTAACTTGTGGGGTTTGGGTTATATtgttataattttgcttttgcagTTCTATAtgttaccaaaaagaaaaaacatgCAATTTTATTTGTTATGGTTTGCATTTAACAAAACTGAGTAGATTATGGTGGTAGAAACAAAGGGCTTATCTTGCTGAATGTTCTTATGAAGCTCGAAAATATGATGAACCACATTTGACTGATAACATTACCCATAAATCACAAAAAAACAAATGGTTGTTTGATAATACAACAGAGCTGTTAATTACCAATCGCATACCTAACATGGATCATGAGTTCGATCAAAGATCGAGGCTGTTAAATCagatggtcaggagctatttataacAATACTTGAAGCTCTCTATATCGCATGGGACCCTGGTCCGCCAAACAAAATATTCATTCAGATAGTCTACATTCTTCACATTACTTTGGCTGTAGAGTGCAAAAACATGTGCCGCAAGCTTAACATCATcatctttatatataaataaaagtgACCATGTGGATCCATCTCAATATAAGCCATGTATTCTAGACCTCAAATCCATAATAAACTTAATGAACATAATTGTCATTTCAACTTTGAGCTCTGTTTCATGTCAGCATCTAATCAATCAATATACTTTTGATGTTACTTATGTGTAATTCAAGAAGGCTAAAAGCATAACTACATAAGTATTTAGATTATagataatctatttaaaatacaaatatggattatctatttatttatttataggctCATGTAAGGTCATGAATGATAGAAAAACAGCAGAAAATTAAATAAATCTTGGATGGAAATTGTGATAGAGGTCATGAAGACAATTTACATTATGGAAGGTCTAGCACGAGACATTTAAGTCATGGACATGACAGGATTCATTCAGGTAACCCTGGATAAATATGGTAGAAATCATTGTTTATACAAGGCTTATTGGCAATTatctcctcaaaatttttcttgcaatcatCCTTTGCCCTCAATCATTATCCAGGAGTTCGAGGGATCAGGGAGGAATAGAATAGACGtgatatattatttcaaattttcaGAAAAAGACTGACAGCAATGGCTACAAACAAGAAAGGTGGCTGGAAGATGGGGTCTTTCAGCCAGAAAGTCCGTTCCAGTATCCTGTGTTTCATGATGGTCTAAGCATATGCTTGAGGAAGATGACATACATGCAAATGAAGTCAATTGTAGCTTGTGTGCTTGAAAGATTTCAAATGTGCTGCAGGGAAGAAAGAAATTCTAGAACTATTCTCACTAACCCTGAGGATGAAAGGAGGATTGCCAATTCAGGTTAGTGAAAGAgttaatatgatgaagtaagagtgttTGTGGCATTAAaaactatatccatattatgatgTGACTAGCCTGCAGGCCCTGTAATCATATGGTTTGGGTTATAGTGTCATGATTTTAGTAATGCAATTTTGCAGGCCATGGCATTGCATTCAATATAAATGGATATACGTACAAATTATGACAACCCTACCAGTGACAAACAAAAGGAGCACCTCTTCCTAAATGTTATCCTGAAGGCTCAAGGAAGTTCAACATGCAAGTAGCCATGTCTTTACAATTATAAACCTCAATACCAAAGAAATAACTATTTAATGAAACAACAAGCAGTTGaattgttatagcccaagcccaataaATCTCAGCCCAtcaaagctcaaaaaaaaaaaaaaaaaaaaaaaataggggaatcaaaccgggaagaagactcccgataggagtcttcttctccggcgatacCCGGACGAGATCGGACttctaggacccctcggagtcctagggtcccctataagaagacctcctccttcctagaaacccaacatcggcccttttcccctcttttcctctccgattttctcgaagtAGAGCCGCGATTCCttgccttgttctcgccgtgactgcccgccgacgaggtcaccgaaGACTGAGGTTagtttcctttttcttcctctcttccttccccttccttccgTGCTCTTGTgcgtggctgccggcgacgagagtcgccgattttcggtcggagaaagggacctctgttttggtctctttttcgtgaattttccggtgccggcgatcgattgcgatcgccggccacgctcctccgtgactgggggagtggcccccttctgccgccggcctccgccgcggtggctgtggcctgaatggcccggcacaaggaggggaccgtcgtcccctgttcggcctggaaggagctgagagaagaagaagaaaagagaagaagaagaaaaaaaaaaagagaaaagaaaaagaagaaaaagaaaaagagaaaaagagaaaaagaaaaggaaagaaaaagaaaagagaaagaagaaaaagagaaaaagaaaagaaaagaaaagaaaataaaataaaaataaaaataaaaatatatatatatatttatatatatataaataaataaataaataaataaataaaataataaaaaataataaataaaaaaaaattgatgagagagagtttctctctcttctttcagtctgaaccctgactttctctctctgaaattggattttctctctctactttctctctctagaattttctctctctaggttgtttctctctcttgatggattttttctctctttaaagttattcctctaggatgagcgaagtggaaggcttcattgatgatcttgatcgagtttagggaagagtctgattttaagtgaggttttgattttgggatttgttagatttaattttaaattaaaattaatgtaaaaatataattttggataataggcacggaagaatctcctaaaagttagtcgatctgttcattcagtgctccgtgaaaggtaagtaatgaatcatcttctcgagatatttcatatgtattctgaaaataaataattattctctgaaattatgcataaattatgaattatgttttgaaagagagtacttttgaaatattatggtatgttgattatgcacatgttcagtgaattatttatacaaagtattttgatacagatcggatttttgctctcagcctaactatgtttcagtgggccccgccaatggggattatacgttggtactcagtggaccctgccagtgggggttgtgcgctggtgtttgtggactctgccagtaggggttgtgcgctggtgtttgtggaccctgccagtgggggttgtgcgctggtattctgtggaccccgccaatgggggttaaacgttggtcatagtcgaggctgttgagttacgagtgttttgaatcgaatcagatttattatatgtgaatatttgaaaatattggatttgcattaaatcagcatgaaatatatttttatgtttatttgcagcattgttcttgaaaattatataatatctgaaatatctagttgagatatttgttacttactgggctgtctagctcattacttttctttctatttttttcagatttagataattaatttcgagcgtgggaagaaatattgggacagagcttttagaggcgagatttagcattgtcaacttcattgaacttagacctattgttttatttttagcaaaaattttattggatgtaagacatttgatttaattacttgaattacagttgaataataattatttgaatttattccgctgtgatgcattgatatcgtgatgagatgccttgcatgcttatggagagagttctttatgagtatgcggcagttgccgcgatcttcgattcacaattttgGATCGGAGGCATGACATGAATGCTTAACACATACCATCACTTGGAATCTAGAAGTTGAAATCAACATATTAGATGGTCCACTTACAAGAACACTTGTAACTCTGACTGAATTGCAAGGGCCAAATAGATAAAATAGCCATTAAGATACTTTTCACACTGCTTAGGCCCATAAACTGCAAGAGTCCGACTATGTCTCAAGCCTAACATGATCACTCTATTTATAAATGCAAGCAACTTTGCCGATTCATGTTCTATAACCTAATTCCTTTGTATCCTCATGAAAATAAGGGCTATATAAACATGAAACTCTTCCATTTGTTGTCAACATTACAACCCCCCCCTCGGGGGCCAAATGTCTAGTTTTCCTATCTTCGTCATCTTTCAGGCTTCTCCTTTTGCAATCAAAACTTGGTTAGAACGGACACTGTACCATTTCAATCGAAGTGTAACAATAATTTCATTAATGAGTAAGAAAACAAGCTGCTAGAAATAGTTATTCCAACTTAATAACACCCAAGATTTTGAATACCAGTACCGACGGCCATTCCGGCCGACCGACGGCACAATCCGGCACGGCTACTAGAAATAGTTATTCCAACTTAGCAACACCCAAGGTTTTGAATGCCGTTCTAGCCGACCGATGGCATGGTCCAGCATGGCCCCATACCGGACCGGACCAGCACGAACCGACGAAGGGAGGAAGGGACGAACCGGGGAGGAGgaaaagggagaaagagaggaaaaaagaggaagagagagaagaggggagggaaggagGTTGAGGTGACCGAGACGCCATCGATGGCCACCTGAGGGCTGCATGGGCCCTTGGAGGGCCACGATGGCCACCGCGGCTACATGTCGTCCacggaagaaaagagagaagagagagaggggggaagaacCACACCGAGGAGGGTCCGGCGAAGAGGCTGTTGGAGGGCTTCTGATTGGCCGCCGTGGCTATCGGATGGCGTAAACACCACCTCCGGCTCCACGGCCTAAggagcttttttaaaaaaatcccctGTTTTAGGGGCTTTTTAAAAAAACCCCTATTTAAAAAGTCCTACAACAGTGAAGCCGACAATGGATTTGCTGGCCTCACTATTTCTGAGCTTTCTTAAAAAAGTATTGAAATAATGAAGCGGGCAAAGAtttcattattttaaattttttttaaaaaaaaaattaaaaaatgaagCCGGTAAACCAAGTGCTGGCTTTAATgttcatctttctttttaaaaaacgGCCAATGCATGAACAGGGGCAGTCGCTCCTATTCTGCGGCCTCGACTCCGTCCGTGCCACTTCTGCTGTCTAGTGGCCACGATAGCCACCTAGAGACCTCCGATGACTCCTCCGCTGTCCCGTTCTCCCATCTTTGGtagtctccctctctctctttcttgcttGTTGCGGCAGTCCTATCGGGCGAACCAAGCCGTGGAGGCTTCTgcggccctccgacggccacagagggccctccgacggcctctccctctcctcctctctctcttcatctgtttctctctctttcttccccagCATCGGTGTGCGCCATTTTTCCTGTTGGAACCATCTTGATTCTCTGTCGGTCCAGTCCGACACATCCCAAATTATTTAGTTCAGgacagttttgaaaatcatgacaaCACCCATCCATCTACACTCGCCTTACTACAgtaaaacatccataaatttttggTCACATTTTCAGTGACTATTTTTCTAATTCTAAAAAAAGGCAAGCTAATGTAGGAAGCATGAAAAGACGACAAGCTCAAAAGCCCAGGTGGAACAAACAAGGCACGCAGTTGGTAATGCCTTATTATTAATTAAACAGATTATCATGGCATAAGTACAAAACAACCAAATCCAAAGAAAGATAGTTGGAAAATTATACTCCTGGTTTGATTTTAGATGAACCGAGCAGCTGCAATCATACTTGACAAACCAATGAGATGTATTTCAAAAAAGAATTTCCAAGCATCGCTTTGCTCATCTCATTGTAGTTTCCAATTCAGAAGACTATTTAAATGGAGCTTTTGATAAAGCAGTATCCACTACCTTAACACTCCAGAGAATTTGAAATAAGATATCCCAACTAGCTTGTTCCTTCCGGATTCCTTGAACTCCTGCATAATGATTGAGGGCAAATGATGGTTGCAACAATAATTTTGGGGGTATAATTTCCAAGCCTTGATATAAACAATGATTTCCACCATATTTACCAAAAGTTACCTGAATGGATCTTGTCATGTCCATGATTTCATGTCTAGTGCTAAACCTTCCACAATGTAGATTGTCTTCATGACCTCTGTCATAACTTCCATCCAAGATTTACTTAATTTTCTATTGTTTCTAATCCTTCAACCTGTATCTTAAGCACTTTCCTCACTACAATCATCCTGACCTACAAAGCACAATGACGAACCATGTTATAGTGGTCAATGTGAAAAGCTCATTAATATAAATAAGTCTTACCATATTCACATTGGTTTGGCTAAATTGATCCCTTTCTTATTCTTATCTAAGTATGCTGAAACTTTTTTTAGCTTTCCATTCTAGATACTTTCATCCAAGAATTTGTTGGTCTTCATGTGATCTTTAACAAGAAAATTGTTCCATGAGATTTTTTTCATTGCAACTAGCTTTGGCCTCTGATGCACATTGACTAAATCAACTTAAGCATTTCTAGCTCATCTTATCCTCTATTTCTGTAAGACTATAAGTACCAAGTTTCATTTGATGTACTTGCTTCTGTCTCTATCCTTCTTACTTTTATGAAACATTGATATCAACATTAGCATCTGCCATGCTATCACCACTCAACAACTTAAGCATCCCGTGATTACAATGATGCATTACTGGCACAGCCTTCAATAATATACCAATTACTATAAGCCAGTCACCAAAATATTATAGAGAAAATGCTTATGGCATTTTTGTTGTAGCAGCTGACAAAAATTACAGAAAACCACACCCAAAATTAGGAAGAACATGCAAGATGAAAGCTTCCTAAATCACAGATAAAGGGATTACCTATATAAAAGTGAAGAAGAGTTTACTGAACCTACAAAGCAGCAGTCTCATTCATGTGCTTCTGAGCAGATAAGTTCTAGTAATAGTACTCAGACCTGGACAGAGGTCCGAATAGATAGTGATGCACAGTTCTAACTTctttgaagaaaaaagaaacaaaagaaaagaaaaaagagtgaCAATGTAGTCAAGCATTCTTCAAAACAAAACACATGATAACTCTTACAATCAAATAGCTAGTTTGTCATATTTGTTATCCACACAAACGATATAGAAAAGCAACTGAAACATGTAACCCTCCAGAAAACAGAAAAGGATACCTGCAGTCTTTTAACCATGAATGTCAACATTGGCTTAATAAAAGAACCTCTAGCAAGGAAAAGGTTTGGTCCATGTGGAGAGTATAAATCGTGAATGCAAGGAACATATGCCCCCTGGAATAAACTTTTTGTTttgcaaatcaaaattaattgatAGGAAAAGATCTCTTTAATATATCTTTCATAAGATTTGGGGGACTAACAAGTTCAGCTAATAGCATTGATCAGAGCTATAAGAAGAATCTCAATAGAAACATCTTAGCTTGCTTAGATGGCACAACTTGCATCTAGTTTTTGTTTACTTGGGTGTCCATAATCCAAGTTCAACCAAGATTAGGATAAGAGCAGTATCCAGTCTGAAAACTAAAAGTAGTACAAGCTTCAGCACTCATGTCCCTGATCAggtcaaaaaatatatatggcaATCTCCAAACATGCAGAACTAAGCAATACACAAAGTGGCTCCATGAAATATATGATGATAAAGAAATGATCGAGTTTGAGATGAAGGTGAGGTTGTTATCTCTTACTAcataaaaattcaaagaattgGAAAACAGATATTTATGAGTTATTTATGGTTTTGTTATGTGCATTCGCAATGCAAACTATATGCACCCACTCAATttagaaaaggaaaagagaacaCCCTCCTTACATAACAAGAAGGATGAGAAGAAAGACTCGGAAAAACAGATTGGAGGATTTGGAAATTTAGAACATTGCAAGCTGAACTACTTTGCTTTGCAATCagaacaaaattatttaaaaaaaggaACAACAGGAAAAAGAAGGTAAACTTGATGAGTTGTTTTGAGGTTGCTGCCCTGGGGGATGTCACGGCAGCGGCCTCAAGTTGAAAatcattatttaaatttataatatatcaatAGTAATGTGGTCTGGGGATGTAGCTCAAATGGTAGAGCGCTCGCTTTGCATGCGAGAGGTACAGTGTTCGATCCCCTGCATCTCCAAATTTTAATTCTTCGTCTTTACAGTTTACCTCTTTTGGATTTACTTTGCATGCTTATTTGTTTacactggatttttttttttcatttggattTACTTTGCATGCTTATTTATTTACATTGGATTTTTTGTTTTTATTCTCCTATTGCTTACACATGGGTTGGCTTGGTTCTGACAGAGGCTGATCCAAAATAACCTaatttcaatcaattcttaatttttgGAATTAGAATTGAACTAATCATGATTGGAACCAACCCAATCAAATCCAGATGATGTTGGTTGTTAGGTTATCTATttccaaaaaataataatataaaatattaatttatcaaaattatattaaaactaataaatGGTAACAAATTTTATAAGAATCAAACTAaccataaatttatcctatagaCCTCAAAATGTTAAGAGAGAACCAACATAGATATATAGTAAACTGAGAATGAAATGAGTAAACATTCAGATGTCTAATACGAGCGCGAGCAAATGTTTGATTGAACATATCCAtcttaaataaaaagaaaggtaaaAGCTAATGAAATACATGGATGATTTCCTATCTCCAATCCAACAATTTTTAAACTTCTTATTATCACGTTACATCCTTCTCAAATTCTAAGACACTATCTGAAAAATGAACACAAAGTATTAAACATTAGCATCGAACTAATGATTGAATAAGGTTGACGAGAACCTAAGCAAACAAGTGCAGGTATGCATGATTCTTCTCGCAAAATATAAGGGCATTTTAAGATATTCCAATATGTTTCATATACTCATAATTACAAAGATATGATAGAAAAAAGAATGTTGCTACTATGCATTTTTTATTATGTTTAATAAAATGAAATAATTGATATGAACTATCAATTGACAATGGGTATTATGAGAAAATAAAAGGCTATTTATTGATAACTACTTTTTCTATTTTTGTACTTTTATCATCTCCAAAATTATTAATGGAATCTTGGGAACCTGCACTTAACCTCCTTTTTGTCTACTCTCAGCTTTCCTCTTCCGCTTCCAAGGTTAGCAAGTCACCAAACCAATCTAGCCTCGCCAAGCCCCTCTCTATGATGTCACCAATAAGTCCTTGAAGATCAATAATATTGTTGGATTATGGATCCGGCCGGATGCACCCATAATGGATGGCCCGATCCatcatttattataaataaattaaaataaaataaaaagaggaaGTGGGACTGCAGAGAATAACTACCACTAGCAGCTATTCTCACATACGGTTTACAAAAGGAAAATAACTTTccaactaaaaaatatatatgaaagtaGAAAAACTTGCtctcatctttctctctctctcaatcaCTCAACTCTCTGCAAAACGTAAAGAAAGATTTAGACCATGGAATTGATCAATTTTCATTCGTGATTTCACTTGAAAACTAGTAACCACAAGCTGGGTTTGAATTCTCTGCGCTACAAGAGGTAAGTAAGCATATTCTTTCATTGATATCAGAGCTATAAGGCTTGTTTTTCTGGTTTAAATATGATTATGATGGCAATTTGgaattgattgatgattggaggcatgaaaatttttttttgtgaaatttttcatgcttgtTGAAGTGCCTAATTTAAGATTATTTTACTCTATTCATGATGTAGTCTATAGCATGGTGATCATTGGGAAAGAAGGATTGAAGATGCATGAAACAAAGAAAgatggaaaaaagaagaagaaactctCTTCTCACAAATTTTGATTCAACAATCTCcaaaataaatcaattacaataataGCCAAGGACCTTATTTATAGTATAAAAATCTTAActcaactaaaaaaaaattttgaaagaaaaaaaatactaaacaAATCAAAACACAAACTCCATGTCGAACTAGGACTCTTGTGCACTCCCATAAACTTATCAGATGATTGAATTAGGTTTCAAAATTCATAGTAGCAGTGAAGCACTAATCTTGTAAAGCTCGAAAAGAGCTTTTCAGAATGGGATCAACTGAGATATTCTAACATCAGATGATAAAGCTATGACTTTTTTACTGAGACTGTGTCAAAACTCTGTAAAAATCAGTGGTATCTCAGATATATCTTGGATACTTCATTATATAACTCAGATAGCTTAGTGTATTCCTCGGATAGCTCAGTATGTACCTCAGATGCACCATGGATACCTCAGATCAGTCAGTATCCTGACAAATATAATGGTTGCCAAGTTGAATTCGCATCCTTTCGGATCCTATCCCTCAGATCCAAGTATCTGGTGGCTATGATGTCGTATCATCCTCTCCTGGTTGGAAAGAACTTGTCCTTGAGTTGGTAACCTCCTCATTTGATGAATCACCTACAAAAAGAATTAAATGCTTCACGTTGAACACATCAGATATTCGAAGATGACTTGATAATTTCAACTAGTAAGCATTGTCATTGACTTTCTTGACTATCTCGAAAGGACCCATCTTGCGTTGGCTCAGTTTATTGTATTCTCCCATCGGATACCGATCTTTAGTTAGAACAGCCCATATATAGTCGCCAACTTCAAAAATTACCTATCTTCTATGTTTGTCTGCAGCCTCCTTGTACTTGGCATTGCTGGCTTCAATCCGTTCGTTTACTGATGGATGAGTAGCTCAAATATCTGCCACCAAATCTTTAGTTTTTGCACTAGATCATCCTTTGAAATTGATGGGAGTTTAAGTCCCAAATACTGCTTGGGTTCAGTCCATAAATAATTTGAAACAGACTATAGCTTATACTTCTGTTTACTAAACAATTGAATGCGAACTCAGCCTGTGCTAAGGTCAAATCTCACTGCTTCAGATGCTTGCCAGCAAGACTCctcaataaattttttaagctCCTATTAATGGATTCAATCTGACCatttgtttgaggatgatatgttGAACTGAACTGCAAAGTAGTTTCCAAACTCTTTCACAggctgttggaaaaggtgcagggtttcatgcatgaatttcaaaataattttgaaatataacgcagcggaatatgtaaattaagcaatttaatatacaaatgcatgtaatcaaattattaaactctacaattaggatctataatatatcatattatatttataaattaaaaaata contains these protein-coding regions:
- the LOC105033342 gene encoding cytochrome P450 CYP94D108, whose protein sequence is MDLSLLQSVFLFLLLPLFFFLFFYQNPTKKPNSTGLKSYPLLGNLPQYLKNRHRFLEWSTEILIKTPTYTMTFQSLGQVSGIITANTLNVEHMLKTNFVNYPKGTRSISMLEDFLGQGIFNSDGEHWKWQRKAASYEFNKKSLRNFVVDTVQYEIVQRLLPLLKKASKKNETVNLQDVLERFAFDNICKVAFNEDPASLAEEERVGDTISSNFMKAFEEAQNLVLRRFLDALDVTWRIKKLLNIGSERRLKEVISIVHNYAMNIIRSRKERPAHQYQDLLSRFASNKENTEEFLRDVVTNFLTAGRETTSSALTWFFWLLSTRPDVEKKILEEVRSVRALNQNSDEIFSFDELREMHYLHAAISESMRLYPPVPIDTQSCKEDDTMPDGTFVGKGWFVSYSAYAMGRMENIWGKDCNDYRPERWLENGVFQPENPFKYPVFHAGPRMCLGKEMAYIQMKSIVACVLERFEINAVGKDKSPEHILSLTLRMKGGLPIQVRERVDAIN